One window of Oscillospiraceae bacterium genomic DNA carries:
- a CDS encoding sugar phosphate isomerase/epimerase gives MLALSSSCCPREQLIPMLQRLQDNGLHDIGIEIFYDALPLYDNANIAELLRPQIERQLVSFHYPMDGVRLMCDDVDGWAYKYSITRLRECLRTAQLCNAEYMVIHAALYGEKTPQAERESVRLRWRERYVQWAALAAEYGVKLLVENCGSLQSDSVLFNQEQFAELFAEIPGMECLVDIGHAQNCGWDMLALIEQLGDKIKAYHLHNNDGTEDKHWPLRDKRGAIDYDPILRKADKNALMIVEYGRWTFDDLEYIIEELKWLRSEYGY, from the coding sequence ATGCTGGCTCTTAGCTCATCCTGCTGTCCGCGCGAACAGCTTATTCCAATGCTGCAACGACTGCAAGACAACGGCTTGCATGACATCGGCATCGAAATCTTTTACGACGCACTGCCGCTTTACGATAACGCCAATATTGCCGAACTTCTGCGTCCGCAAATTGAGCGGCAATTGGTCAGCTTTCATTACCCCATGGACGGCGTGCGCTTGATGTGTGATGATGTTGACGGCTGGGCGTACAAGTATAGCATTACGCGGTTGCGTGAATGCCTGCGCACCGCACAGCTGTGCAACGCCGAATATATGGTCATTCACGCCGCGCTGTACGGCGAAAAAACGCCGCAGGCCGAGCGGGAATCCGTGCGCCTGCGCTGGCGTGAGCGTTACGTACAATGGGCGGCATTGGCGGCGGAATACGGCGTGAAATTGCTTGTCGAGAATTGCGGCAGTTTGCAAAGCGACAGCGTACTGTTCAATCAAGAGCAGTTTGCTGAACTGTTTGCCGAGATTCCCGGCATGGAGTGCCTTGTTGACATCGGACACGCGCAAAATTGCGGGTGGGATATGCTTGCGTTAATCGAGCAATTGGGCGATAAAATCAAAGCCTATCACCTGCACAACAATGACGGCACGGAAGACAAGCACTGGCCGCTGAGGGACAAGCGCGGCGCGATAGATTACGACCCGATACTGCGCAAAGCCGACAAAAACGCGCTGATGATAGTCGAATACGGACGCTGGACGTTTGATGATTTGGAGTACATTATCGAAGAATTAAAGTGGCTGAGGAGTGAGTATGGATATTAA
- a CDS encoding polysaccharide deacetylase family protein, whose amino-acid sequence MKTLSILLLIVALTLAACTTAHAPTAAPRSAPNPAVPTEVPLPAPTPQPTPRQPIVALTFDDGPAPHTERILDVLEQHSGRATFFVVGQRLSTHRDTVMRAFEMGNEIANHTWTHPHMTSLTDEAIINEIQSTSAAIAAITGMSPPIYRPPFGLADERVIGISAELGYAVIKWTVDPMDWRDRDADVIVERIMDQVQDGAVILLHDIHETTAHAVELLVPRLLQEGFQLVTVSELLDGLYDGIEAGTVFGSYDAGRMWG is encoded by the coding sequence GTGAAAACATTGTCAATTTTATTGCTGATTGTCGCGCTGACGCTTGCCGCCTGCACGACAGCGCATGCCCCGACAGCTGCGCCCCGATCCGCGCCAAACCCCGCTGTACCGACAGAAGTGCCGCTGCCTGCACCCACGCCGCAGCCTACACCAAGACAACCCATAGTTGCGCTGACGTTTGATGACGGCCCTGCGCCGCACACCGAACGTATTCTGGATGTGCTGGAACAGCACAGCGGGCGGGCAACGTTTTTTGTTGTGGGTCAACGGTTAAGCACGCACCGTGATACAGTGATGCGTGCGTTTGAAATGGGCAATGAAATCGCTAACCATACTTGGACGCATCCGCATATGACTTCGCTGACCGATGAGGCCATCATCAATGAGATACAATCTACCTCTGCCGCCATCGCTGCCATTACTGGTATGTCGCCTCCAATATACCGGCCTCCGTTTGGGTTAGCCGATGAAAGAGTTATCGGCATATCCGCAGAGTTGGGCTATGCGGTCATAAAATGGACTGTCGACCCAATGGACTGGCGTGACCGAGATGCTGATGTCATTGTAGAAAGAATTATGGACCAAGTGCAAGACGGCGCCGTGATCTTATTGCACGACATACACGAGACAACTGCCCACGCCGTCGAGCTTTTAGTGCCCCGACTGCTCCAAGAGGGCTTCCAGCTTGTAACGGTGTCCGAACTGCTTGATGGACTATATGACGGCATAGAGGCCGGTACAGTCTTTGGCTCATATGATGCAGGACGAATGTGGGGATAG
- a CDS encoding polysaccharide biosynthesis protein produces the protein MNIKLTNTATYATAVITLVNITSQIIAFFYRVALVRLVGAEVMGLYQLIVPVYAVIMSLVATGLTVAVSRLSAEYTAVGQYERTHQLVRKALRLFFVAFLIVAAVVALFSDGISVVLIGDARTHLGLLVLLACIFFTGVENIYKNYFYGIKNIHPPALSEMVEQIVRSCAVLFLVWQFPQQHAEYTIALIVAGLVACEVVSSMLLRWLYMRHKRNARAGIMCSQNGVNMCGRQGAAPAHRREILNIAIPVSISAVALNLISSANAVIIPERLMASGLSSIDALSHYGVIFGMVLPLIALPMACIGALTLVMSPRISEAVAQDNKRLVSLYVSRSLRVTTIIMLPMLTLLALFGQPIVNALFANSVDFKMMALLCISFLFSSYQVVTASILNAVGKQKRAAANVMAAGLVQLLITWYTVAQPSLRLLGVVIAMLIGGVMALLLNALDVRAWLRKKSA, from the coding sequence ATGAACATAAAACTTACCAACACAGCTACCTATGCCACAGCGGTTATCACGCTGGTGAACATCACCTCACAAATCATCGCGTTTTTCTATCGTGTCGCACTAGTGCGACTGGTCGGTGCCGAAGTCATGGGACTATATCAGCTTATCGTGCCGGTTTACGCCGTCATCATGTCGCTGGTGGCAACCGGCTTGACTGTTGCTGTCAGTCGCCTGTCGGCCGAGTATACCGCCGTTGGGCAGTATGAGCGCACGCATCAATTGGTGCGTAAAGCGTTGCGGCTATTCTTTGTGGCGTTTTTAATCGTTGCGGCAGTTGTCGCGCTCTTCTCCGATGGCATATCTGTCGTGCTCATCGGTGACGCACGAACACATCTCGGGCTGCTCGTATTGCTCGCTTGTATCTTTTTCACCGGTGTTGAAAATATTTATAAAAATTATTTTTATGGCATCAAAAATATCCACCCACCCGCGCTGAGCGAAATGGTTGAGCAAATCGTGCGTTCGTGCGCGGTGCTGTTCTTGGTATGGCAATTTCCGCAGCAACATGCCGAATACACCATCGCACTCATTGTTGCGGGGCTGGTCGCCTGTGAGGTGGTGAGTTCTATGTTGCTGCGGTGGCTGTATATGAGGCACAAACGCAACGCAAGGGCTGGCATTATGTGTTCGCAAAATGGCGTTAATATGTGTGGGCGACAGGGTGCCGCCCCTGCACATCGCCGCGAAATATTAAACATCGCCATCCCCGTATCAATCTCCGCCGTTGCGCTTAACCTTATCAGCTCGGCAAACGCTGTCATCATCCCCGAGCGATTGATGGCAAGTGGTTTATCGTCAATTGACGCGTTGTCGCATTACGGCGTTATTTTCGGCATGGTGCTGCCGCTTATCGCATTGCCCATGGCCTGTATCGGCGCATTGACATTGGTGATGTCACCTCGTATTTCCGAAGCTGTGGCACAGGATAATAAACGCCTTGTCAGCCTGTATGTCAGTCGTTCACTGCGTGTCACAACCATTATTATGCTGCCGATGTTGACTTTGTTGGCACTTTTCGGCCAACCCATTGTCAATGCACTCTTTGCCAATAGTGTTGATTTTAAAATGATGGCGTTGCTATGTATCAGTTTCCTTTTTTCGTCGTATCAAGTTGTCACGGCAAGCATACTCAATGCCGTCGGCAAGCAAAAACGCGCTGCGGCAAACGTCATGGCAGCAGGGTTGGTGCAATTACTTATCACGTGGTATACCGTGGCACAACCGTCGTTGCGGTTGCTCGGTGTAGTGATTGCCATGCTCATCGGCGGTGTCATGGCGCTGCTGCTAAACGCTCTTGACGTACGGGCATGGCTGCGCAAAAAATCGGCTTGA